In one Mucilaginibacter sp. PAMB04168 genomic region, the following are encoded:
- a CDS encoding carboxypeptidase regulatory-like domain-containing protein has protein sequence MRKNLLLALLFLFTTAIAFAQVTTGTITGTVKDSKGQPLPGTTVVATHVPTGTNYSTVTRGNGQYTIPNVRAGGPYTIKITFVGFTTVTYNDLAASLGQPLKVDAVLLEEGRQLSAVTVNAARRGSVISPQRTGTATNVSSAQLQSLPTVNRNIQDFARLTPQGVSRNGNSDGSAFGMEFAGQSNKYNQFTIDGALSNDAFGLASSGTNGGQASTNPISIEAIQELQILLSPYDVTQGGFTGGGINAVTKSGTNTFHGSVYGLMQNEDLLGKSVLNDTKYQQFKNQTAGISLGGPIIKNKLFFFGNYERIRNSTPLQNDPTIAGSGSQFNPTVLEDLRNYVLNTYKYDVGGYGEILKRQESDYVFGRLDWNINDKNRLTVRHNYTKGFSDNLSRTATTMTFANSGYTFNSKNNSSVVELNSTLSNNASNVLRFTYTSTRDFRTTGAFPSVYIQQNGLNYNLGSEASSARNRLSQDNFTITDNFTLYKNKHTITFGTDNFFYKSNNIFVQNYYGYYNRYTTIQAFKDNTTAPTGYNAYYSVDPNSPDAPSIVKSAQLSVYGQDVWSISDRFRLTYGLRVDAPIFFNDPAENPTFNNSNIAQQYDLKTNRPPSTSLLFAPRAGFNWDIHGDASTQLRGGAGLFTGRVPYVWISNQYGATGATIVRYTATGAALAPIRFNYNPNDVHLGATLGSSNAPNEIDVTDKNFKFTQTLRANFAVDQKLGFWGLIGTFEALYTKKINDILYQNLNVGPQVGTVKTGNVNRPFYNGVRANTGFTDIIYLTNTSKGSAYNLTWQVQKPMSNGWVGSLAYTFGHSTSMNDGTSSTAYSNWRFAYSVNGQNNLDLATSNYDPGSRFVGYISKTFRYLHNRMATTFGLVYTGQSGQVFSWLYNGDIHGDDASNRGSGVADLAYVPATLAEAQFGTTSTFTVPAAQQWADFQAFIAGNEYLSKHQGRVVERNGDRLPWENHFDLKVSQDFYVYKQHKLSITADVLNVGNLLKKSWGRSYFLSNLSAPLFYNATTTANPQFYFDKSRLNSIDGKLQPYQISDFNSRWRAQLSVRYSF, from the coding sequence ATGAGAAAAAATTTACTTCTCGCACTTCTTTTCTTGTTTACTACCGCTATTGCCTTTGCGCAGGTAACAACCGGTACCATAACAGGAACAGTAAAAGATTCTAAGGGGCAGCCGCTGCCGGGTACAACTGTTGTTGCTACCCACGTACCAACCGGTACTAACTACAGCACGGTAACCCGAGGTAACGGCCAGTACACTATTCCCAACGTACGTGCCGGTGGTCCTTACACCATTAAAATTACCTTTGTTGGCTTTACTACAGTTACTTATAACGATTTAGCTGCCAGCTTAGGTCAGCCGTTAAAAGTTGACGCCGTATTGTTGGAAGAAGGCCGTCAGTTGAGCGCCGTAACGGTAAACGCTGCACGTCGTGGTAGCGTAATCAGCCCGCAAAGGACAGGTACTGCAACTAACGTATCATCAGCGCAATTACAAAGCTTGCCTACTGTTAACCGTAACATTCAGGATTTTGCCCGTTTAACGCCACAAGGTGTTTCACGTAACGGTAACAGCGATGGTTCGGCATTTGGTATGGAGTTCGCCGGTCAAAGTAACAAGTACAACCAGTTTACAATTGACGGTGCTTTGTCTAATGACGCGTTTGGTTTAGCAAGCTCTGGTACTAACGGTGGCCAGGCAAGCACTAACCCTATCTCTATCGAAGCTATCCAGGAGTTACAAATCCTGCTTTCTCCGTATGATGTTACCCAAGGTGGTTTTACCGGTGGTGGTATTAACGCAGTAACTAAAAGCGGTACAAACACTTTCCATGGTTCGGTTTACGGTTTGATGCAAAACGAAGACCTGCTGGGTAAAAGCGTTTTAAACGACACTAAATACCAGCAATTTAAAAACCAAACAGCCGGTATTAGCTTGGGAGGTCCTATCATCAAAAACAAATTGTTTTTCTTTGGTAACTACGAGCGTATCCGTAACTCAACGCCTTTGCAAAATGACCCAACCATTGCTGGTTCGGGCTCGCAATTTAACCCTACTGTATTGGAGGATTTACGCAATTATGTGTTAAACACGTATAAATATGATGTAGGTGGTTACGGCGAAATATTGAAAAGACAAGAATCTGACTATGTATTTGGTCGTTTAGACTGGAACATTAACGATAAAAACCGTTTAACTGTTCGTCATAACTACACCAAAGGTTTTAGTGATAACCTAAGCCGTACAGCAACCACCATGACGTTTGCTAACAGTGGTTACACTTTTAACTCTAAAAACAACTCTTCAGTTGTAGAGTTAAACAGTACCTTATCAAACAATGCTTCAAACGTATTGCGTTTTACTTATACATCAACCCGCGACTTTAGAACAACCGGTGCATTCCCATCTGTATATATACAGCAAAATGGGTTAAACTATAACTTAGGTTCTGAAGCTTCATCTGCTCGTAACAGGTTAAGTCAGGATAACTTTACCATCACTGATAACTTTACACTTTATAAAAACAAGCATACGATTACCTTTGGTACCGATAACTTCTTTTATAAATCGAACAATATTTTTGTTCAGAACTATTACGGTTATTATAACCGTTATACCACTATACAAGCATTTAAGGATAACACCACAGCACCAACTGGTTACAATGCTTATTATTCTGTTGACCCAAACAGCCCTGATGCTCCGTCAATCGTTAAATCGGCTCAGTTAAGCGTTTACGGTCAGGACGTATGGTCAATCAGCGACCGGTTTCGTTTAACTTACGGCTTACGTGTTGATGCACCTATATTCTTTAACGATCCGGCCGAAAACCCTACTTTCAACAACTCGAACATTGCACAGCAATATGACCTGAAAACCAACAGGCCGCCAAGCACTTCATTACTGTTTGCACCACGTGCAGGCTTTAACTGGGATATTCATGGCGATGCATCTACTCAATTACGTGGTGGTGCAGGTTTGTTTACAGGCCGTGTACCTTACGTTTGGATTTCAAACCAGTATGGTGCAACGGGTGCTACTATTGTTAGATACACTGCAACAGGTGCAGCTTTAGCGCCAATCCGCTTTAACTACAATCCTAATGATGTTCACTTAGGTGCAACTTTAGGAAGCAGCAATGCACCTAACGAAATAGACGTTACCGACAAAAACTTTAAATTTACCCAAACTTTACGCGCTAACTTCGCGGTCGATCAAAAATTAGGTTTCTGGGGTTTAATTGGTACGTTTGAAGCGTTGTATACCAAAAAGATCAACGATATTCTTTACCAGAACTTAAACGTTGGCCCGCAAGTAGGTACAGTTAAAACAGGTAATGTTAACCGTCCGTTTTATAACGGTGTGAGAGCTAATACCGGCTTTACCGATATCATTTACTTAACCAACACCAGCAAAGGTTCTGCTTATAACTTAACCTGGCAAGTACAAAAACCAATGAGCAATGGTTGGGTAGGTAGCTTAGCTTACACCTTCGGACATTCAACTTCAATGAACGATGGTACCAGCTCAACTGCTTATTCTAACTGGCGTTTTGCTTACTCGGTTAACGGCCAAAACAACCTAGATTTGGCTACTTCTAACTACGATCCGGGATCACGTTTTGTAGGTTATATATCTAAAACCTTCCGTTACCTGCACAATCGTATGGCTACTACCTTTGGTTTAGTGTATACAGGTCAATCGGGTCAGGTATTTAGCTGGTTATACAACGGCGACATCCACGGTGATGATGCAAGTAACAGAGGATCTGGTGTTGCGGATTTAGCTTATGTTCCGGCTACTTTAGCTGAAGCACAATTCGGTACTACTTCAACTTTCACTGTTCCAGCTGCACAGCAATGGGCCGATTTCCAAGCGTTTATCGCTGGTAACGAGTACCTAAGCAAGCACCAAGGCCGTGTGGTTGAGCGTAACGGTGACCGTTTACCGTGGGAAAATCACTTCGACTTAAAAGTTAGCCAGGATTTTTACGTGTACAAACAACATAAACTTTCAATCACTGCCGACGTATTAAACGTAGGTAACCTGTTGAAAAAATCATGGGGCCGTTCATACTTCTTAAGTAACTTAAGTGCGCCATTATTCTACAATGCAACTACTACTGCAAACCCTCAGTTTTACTTTGACAAATCAAGGCTTAACTCAATTGATGGCAAATTGCAACCGTACCAAATCAGCGACTTCAACTCACGTTGGAGAGCACAGTTAAGCGTACGTTACTCTTTCTAA
- the lpdA gene encoding dihydrolipoyl dehydrogenase, whose product MNYDLIVVGSGPGGYVAAIRASQLGLKTAIVEKESLGGICLNWGCIPTKALLKSAQVFEYINHAADYGINVDVKGEPDFDAVVKRSRGVADGMSKGVQFLMKKNKIDVIMGFGKLKGKGAVEVKAADGAVAEHTAKHIILATGGRSRELPNLPQDGKKIIGYRQAMVLPKKPQSIVVVGSGAIGIEFAYFYNAMGTKVTVVEYLDNIVPVEDEEISKQLARSLKKQGINIMTGSTVESVDTKGDLCKVSVKTAKGVETLEAEIVLSAVGIATNLEGIGLEEAGVKFDKGKVLVDDFYKTNVEGIYAIGDIVKGQALAHVASAEGIICVEKIAGQHVEPLNYNNIPGCTYCSPEIASVGYTEKAAREAGYEVKIGRFPFSASGKASAAGAKDGFVKVIFDAKYGEFLGAHMIGYNVTEMIAEVVTARKLETTGHEIIKSVHPHPTMSEAVMEAAADAYGEVIHL is encoded by the coding sequence ATGAACTACGATTTAATTGTTGTCGGATCTGGTCCTGGTGGATATGTAGCAGCTATACGCGCTTCACAGCTGGGTTTAAAAACAGCCATCGTTGAAAAAGAATCATTAGGTGGTATATGCCTTAACTGGGGCTGTATACCAACCAAAGCTTTATTAAAGAGCGCCCAGGTGTTTGAATACATAAACCATGCGGCCGATTACGGTATTAATGTAGACGTAAAAGGCGAACCTGATTTTGACGCGGTTGTAAAACGCAGCCGTGGCGTAGCCGATGGCATGAGCAAAGGTGTTCAGTTCTTGATGAAGAAGAACAAGATTGATGTAATTATGGGCTTCGGCAAACTCAAAGGCAAAGGCGCCGTTGAGGTTAAAGCTGCCGATGGTGCCGTTGCCGAGCATACAGCTAAACACATTATATTGGCTACCGGCGGCCGCTCGCGCGAGTTGCCTAACCTGCCGCAGGATGGTAAAAAAATTATAGGTTACCGTCAGGCTATGGTGTTGCCTAAAAAACCACAATCCATAGTAGTGGTAGGTTCGGGCGCTATAGGTATTGAGTTTGCTTATTTCTACAATGCTATGGGTACCAAGGTAACTGTAGTAGAATATCTGGATAACATTGTACCTGTTGAAGACGAAGAAATCTCAAAACAACTGGCTCGTTCATTAAAAAAACAAGGTATCAACATCATGACCGGCTCAACTGTTGAATCGGTTGATACCAAAGGCGATTTGTGCAAGGTAAGCGTTAAAACCGCTAAAGGTGTTGAAACGCTTGAAGCTGAGATCGTACTTTCGGCTGTTGGTATTGCTACCAACCTGGAAGGTATAGGCCTTGAAGAAGCTGGTGTTAAATTCGACAAAGGCAAAGTACTGGTTGATGATTTTTACAAAACCAACGTTGAAGGCATTTACGCCATAGGTGACATCGTTAAAGGCCAGGCGCTTGCACACGTAGCATCGGCCGAAGGTATCATCTGCGTTGAGAAAATTGCCGGTCAGCATGTGGAGCCGTTAAATTACAATAACATTCCGGGCTGTACTTACTGCTCTCCGGAGATTGCTTCAGTAGGTTATACCGAAAAAGCGGCCCGCGAAGCCGGATACGAAGTTAAAATTGGTCGTTTTCCATTCTCAGCATCAGGCAAGGCCAGTGCTGCAGGTGCAAAAGACGGTTTTGTTAAAGTAATATTTGATGCCAAATACGGCGAGTTCTTAGGCGCGCATATGATTGGCTACAACGTAACCGAAATGATTGCCGAGGTTGTAACTGCACGCAAGTTGGAAACAACCGGTCATGAAATTATTAAATCGGTGCACCCTCACCCTACCATGAGCGAGGCTGTAATGGAAGCTGCTGCTGATGCGTATGGCGAAGTGATCCATTTATAA
- a CDS encoding RNA polymerase sigma factor RpoD/SigA: MRQLKITQSITNRESQSLDKYLHEIGKVDLITAEEEVILAQKIREGDQAALERLTKTNLRFVVSVAKQYQNQGLTLGDLINEGNLGLIKAAKRFDETKGFKFISYAVWWIRQSILQAIAEQSRIVRLPLNQVGSLSKISKAFSKLEQEYEREPSPEELADILETTVDKISDTLSNSGRHVSMDAPFVQGEENTLLDVLENQEPNTDSILINESLSEEIKRSLSTLTEREREIIVLFFGLGTNHPLSLEEIGEKFNLTRERVRQIKDKALQRLRHTSRSKILKSYLG; encoded by the coding sequence ATGAGACAACTCAAAATAACCCAATCCATTACCAACCGTGAGTCACAATCGCTTGACAAATATCTGCACGAAATTGGTAAGGTTGACCTGATAACTGCCGAGGAAGAAGTAATATTAGCCCAAAAAATACGCGAAGGCGACCAGGCCGCCTTAGAACGCTTAACTAAAACCAACTTACGTTTCGTGGTATCGGTTGCTAAGCAATACCAGAACCAAGGCCTTACCCTGGGCGATTTGATTAATGAGGGTAACCTGGGTTTGATTAAAGCGGCCAAACGTTTCGACGAAACCAAGGGTTTTAAATTTATATCATACGCCGTTTGGTGGATCCGTCAATCCATTTTGCAGGCCATTGCTGAGCAATCACGTATTGTACGTCTGCCATTAAACCAGGTAGGCTCATTAAGTAAAATTAGCAAGGCGTTCTCTAAACTCGAGCAAGAATATGAGCGCGAGCCGTCTCCTGAAGAACTAGCGGACATCCTGGAAACGACGGTTGATAAAATATCAGACACGCTGAGCAACTCCGGCCGCCATGTATCTATGGATGCGCCGTTTGTACAAGGTGAAGAAAATACGTTGTTAGACGTACTGGAAAACCAGGAGCCTAATACCGACTCTATCCTCATCAACGAATCGTTGTCTGAAGAGATTAAACGTTCACTGTCAACTTTAACAGAGCGTGAGCGCGAGATCATCGTATTGTTCTTTGGCTTAGGCACCAACCATCCCCTGTCTCTTGAAGAGATTGGTGAGAAATTTAACCTGACCCGCGAACGTGTACGTCAGATTAAAGACAAAGCTTTACAACGCTTGCGCCATACATCGCGAAGCAAAATCTTAAAATCGTATTTAGGTTAA
- a CDS encoding MBL fold metallo-hydrolase: MIINRQSSASPSGSWEAKLFSINAGLFKLDGGAMFGVVPKAIWSKTNPADENNLCTLAMRCLLLQDGDRLILIDTGIGNKLSEKVLPYYHLHGDDTLEKSLAQHGFTPADITDVFLTHLHVDHVGGAVAKEGGQLVLAFPKAIYWSNQKHWDWATVNPNVREKASFLTENIIPLQESGQLKFVDVQEGESFTANMQVFFVSGHTQAMMLPLLQYKGKKILYVADLFPTVGHLPIAYVAAYDTFPLQAMDEKRAYLQQALDNDYVLFFEHDALNECCTLQQTEKGIRVKDVFKLTDI; this comes from the coding sequence ATGATCATCAATCGTCAATCTTCTGCTTCCCCTTCAGGAAGCTGGGAGGCAAAACTATTTTCCATTAACGCCGGGCTTTTTAAATTGGATGGCGGAGCCATGTTTGGTGTAGTGCCTAAGGCTATATGGAGCAAAACCAACCCGGCCGATGAAAATAACCTGTGCACCCTGGCCATGCGCTGCCTACTGCTGCAGGACGGCGACCGACTGATTTTGATTGACACCGGCATAGGCAATAAGCTCAGCGAAAAAGTTTTGCCTTACTACCACCTGCACGGTGATGATACGCTGGAAAAATCTTTAGCGCAACACGGCTTTACCCCGGCTGATATTACAGACGTATTTCTAACGCACTTACATGTAGATCATGTGGGTGGTGCGGTAGCAAAAGAAGGCGGGCAACTGGTTCTGGCCTTTCCAAAAGCTATCTATTGGAGTAACCAAAAGCATTGGGACTGGGCTACAGTTAACCCCAACGTTCGTGAGAAGGCATCCTTCTTAACTGAAAACATTATACCCCTACAGGAAAGCGGCCAGCTAAAGTTTGTAGACGTACAAGAGGGCGAATCTTTTACTGCCAACATGCAGGTATTCTTTGTATCGGGCCATACGCAGGCCATGATGCTGCCATTGTTGCAGTATAAAGGCAAAAAAATACTTTACGTGGCCGATCTGTTTCCCACTGTTGGCCACTTGCCTATTGCTTACGTAGCTGCTTATGACACGTTTCCCTTACAAGCCATGGATGAAAAACGTGCTTACTTACAGCAGGCGCTGGACAATGATTATGTCCTGTTTTTTGAGCATGACGCACTTAATGAATGCTGCACATTGCAGCAAACAGAAAAAGGCATACGTGTAAAAGATGTTTTTAAATTGACAGACATTTAA